One Babesia bovis T2Bo chromosome 4 map unlocalized Chr4_1, whole genome shotgun sequence genomic window carries:
- a CDS encoding putative small nuclear ribonucleoprotein F yields the protein MDRPQAVTPLNPKPFLAKLVGQNVFVTLKWGMEYKGFLKSFDSYMNIELENAEEWENGVMKGTLGGTILIRCNNVLHIRAAE from the exons ATGGATCGCCCCCAG GCTGTTACACCGTTAAATCCAAAGCCCTTCCTTGCTAAACTGGTCGGACAAAACGTATTTGTAACTTTAAAATGGGGAATGGAATATAAAG GATTCCTAAAGTCATTTGACAGTTATATGAATATTGAGCTCGAAAATGCCGAAGAATGGGAAAACGGAGTTATGAAAGGCACCCTCGGCGGTACAATTCTTATAAG GTGTAACAATGTTTTGCACATTCGAGCTGCTGAGTAA
- a CDS encoding dUTPase family protein — protein sequence MMHIKILPRSPEVAERYKTHKSYYPGDCGLDLFCPDTITLAPKKTTDVVLGVKIAAYRVHDKSEIGSSSMRNVGWILAPRSSISKTPLRLANSIGIIDAAYRGDIKVAFDNISDEPYTIQSGDRLVQVISYDGEEISYELVNELDQTERGEKGFGSTGR from the exons ATGATGCACATAAAGATCCTTCCTCGTTCTCCAGAGGTAGCAGAGCGTTACAAGACACACAAGTCTTATTATCCAGGTGACTGTGGCCTTGATTTATTCTGTCCCGACACTATCACATTAGCTCCTAAGAAGACCACGGATGTGGTTCTTGGCGTTAAGATTGCTGCATACCGTGTGCATGATAAATCAGAGATCGGATCTTCTTCCATGCGCAATGTTGGATGGATCTTAGCACCGCGTAGTAGTATATCCAAGACACCTTTGCGACTTGCTAATTCAA TTGGAATCATTGATGCTGCTTACCGTGGTGATATCAAGGTTGCTTTTGACAACATTAGTGATGAGCCTTACACTATCCAGAGTGGTGATCGTTTGGTTCAAGTGATTTCCTATGACGGTGAGGAGATATCTTACGAG TTAGTAAATGAGCTTGATCAAACTGAGCGCGGGGAGAAGGGTTTTGGTTCCACTGGACGTTAA
- a CDS encoding Rhomboid family protein: MPMYITINLPDGDKPEEDASCDTHKDEDDLGLENVVSRQRKYTVEFDKSLAMCVEQFNNLLNQRSCPVKVLRCANSAYNLGLSISRLDVLRRDYVSCSYCTSADHYPVNYFDNIFDEQTDSEQGADTSRTSESSTRGVNRYVAHADSPTTTSMQDIFLYPTQNIIKRFMDRRTVTKLVRSDAHYIEVEQSNTLSDYVVYMVGSRIEEQPLLRSIWENTQEVVAFLRNNLFPWFRIFRVSILITFAQWTLFIVRLVYSHTHPDSTEEHDGILFGAFSGELLKKDFAIYRLISSTFFHNSGGHLIISTIMHFRFSSVLERIHGPCITLFVYFLCSIYGMLGTCWVNPEDLQANGFAGDWGVAGALLSRYFMFPYLIDREHQHLINVFVSLLCLLFAKTIAAVTKILLSTHLLSALAGFCLGTMINNRLIGRTWCGIPSLVVDFLCSFTLLVVPVGSIFALSLLETT, from the coding sequence ATGCCTATGTACATCACCATTAACCTTCCAGATGGCGATAAGCCAGAGGAAGATGCAAGCTGTGACACCCATAAGGATGAGGACGACCTTGGGTTGGAGAATGTAGTAAGTAGGCAACGAAAGTATACAGTAGAGTTTGATAAGTCATTGGCCATGTGTGTGGAACAGTTCAACAATCTACTCAACCAAAGATCGTGTCCTGTCAAGGTACTCCGCTGTGCTAATAGCGCATACAACCTTGGACTGAGCATATCACGGCTTGATGTATTACGGAGGGATTACGTCAGTTGCAGCTACTGCACAAGCGCTGATCATTACCCAGTGAATTATTTCGacaatatatttgatgaacaAACTGACAGTGAACAAGGTGCTGACACTTCGAGGACATCGGAAAGCTCTACTCGAGGTGTTAATCGCTATGTAGCACATGCTGATAGCCCAACTACAACGTCAATGCAGGATATTTTCTTATACCCTACCCAGAATATAATCAAGCGGTTCATGGATCGCAGAACAGTCACCAAATTAGTACGATCTGATGCTCATTATATAGAAGTGGAGCAAAGTAACACTTTATCGGATTATGTAGTGTATATGGTCGGAAGCCGTATCGAGGAGCAACCATTACTCCGTAGTATATGGGAGAATACACAAGAAGTGGTTGCATTCTTAAGGAATAACCTTTTTCCATGGTTTCGTATATTCCGAGTATCGATACTCATTACATTCGCACAGTGGACATTATTTATAGTTAGGCTGGTGTACTCCCATACTCACCCTGACAGCACAGAGGAACATGATGGCATACTATTCGGCGCATTCAGCGGTGAGCTGCTCAAGAAGgattttgcaatatatcgGTTAATAAGCTCCACATTTTTCCATAATTCAGGAGGACATCTTATTATTAGCACAATCATGCATTTTAGGTTCAGCTCGGTACTTGAACGCATTCACGGGCCATGCATCACGCTGTTTGTCTATTTTCTGTGCTCAATCTACGGTATGCTGGGAACTTGCTGGGTCAACCCGGAGGACTTACAAGCTAATGGATTCGCAGGGGATTGGGGAGTGGCAGGTGCCTTATTAAGCCGATACTTCATGTTCCCTTATCTGATAGATCGAGAGCATCAGCACCTAATCAACGTATTTGTCAGCCTTCTGTGTTTATTGTTCGCAAAGACAATAGCGGCAGTGACCAAGATCTTACTCTCTACCCACCTGCTATCAGCATTGGCGGGTTTCTGTCTGGGCACTATGATAAACAATCGACTTATAGGTAGGACTTGGTGTGGAATCCCCAGCCTTGTTGTCGATTTTTTATGCTCATTTACGCTCCTCGTTGTGCCCGTGGGTTCGATATTTGCATTATCCCTACTTGAGACGACGTGA